One Fusarium poae strain DAOMC 252244 chromosome 4, whole genome shotgun sequence DNA window includes the following coding sequences:
- a CDS encoding hypothetical protein (BUSCO:5033at5125), with product MASQTPNASQGGCHQIGQITQQNNELHESGVQVRPMGLKVHYTFDKEAKINCLARSAQTLYVQTVPLDDTNSIGVVDLRACLQAVTECSPELSSQDGESDFTIYALDYSEPDTPLVGQGMLSWALDSMRCDWMAQLPKMITGRVTKNVLAVFGGGNRETLEVKLKFSAAGRVLRPEQAIDMHPMDMQQIPLQPVTLQPAKPAEGCMTPGAEWTSFMQSNPNFGHTGQVSRVASPALSQVGPMSSINERRNSFVGQTMEQANSGPDIQRIAPMPVTGATTTNPKSRPSSRNSRKKAPTGRPRGRPRKKPTEGNTSGYEDGTEGEDGGSGPAPKRAKPTRVEKAAPNPFTSGPESLRVTASTAGSLRNFRPVASNEAVAGNHLQEVPRAPTPVPDRGPIGGPAQGGPKGPKPRRESSMRKELGAALSNQIPPRPLRALSPSQEDGRSPESPVETPTFSEDSPQDMRSSPPLPPTASFMRSSPPPSSPVLPPMPSLQRQTSSFMDNETDDLFDEPILQPAKESQFRQHRPQQVMEDIDSTGIPTQVFRIQDGPDGQGLVHIQNFNTPQPTSTPAGPPPSEPVTAKKIPKPRPARNPPQKRPSTQPQPPTLAPTPPPTTDAPEKNSPAPVSASSPATVTQPQTEQPARPVGEDALFELVRAVSSSSEPITSTDTNQSTQGSLSSSKSSAGNARPKSRAPRQLGRSQSVGVLALPAVPASEPLGPSSLSQSMTVEPRASTEIPDCLRRSKAVSIHAMASASDPIGPSETSLVTNLLPTLPEATFPQSDFPPMPSSPPYKSNKNQVKKHSIKQRLESAIAAGEMPPFCTNCGAIETPTWRKIWVQEHDGIPEYVEYSEKPGRVTAIEILKRDEDKKPLSHRLIKKTLGFDDDRSKWSEKLLCNPCGIWIAKYHNHRPQDKWDNAFGHLGQSRKKRSSAGPDSQAKRSRTKSTSVSAPALTSQVYPATDPLAPIQQSSPKQFDVGSMETEVNGDVVMGSMLNLLADDGRHVKDMSHSVPGSTHSRVSRGTGTAESPIEMDLDEELGCTRRLLFPSPRKEGAQKTLGELNVNTAKINDGRHNKEAVGKENMTFETYNGGHLDDDIEALFNSPARPSTPPPKSKIDTDSALFKTPTRPTPSHRPITRSVSRSVSRSLRSVRDMLSPSQQALLQRTPTKSPASVRRSPRLNLENKLDNVLDTPLSRTITQLLSEPNFDLNSTNFDFSSLPLLEADPSSLLEFGNFLGVDSMTQSSPTKDSPMSFSYGGSDNVWAEWGSTEKDKTTAEKEK from the exons ATGGCATCACAAACACCCAATGCCTCCCAAGGCGGCTGCCATCAGATTGGTCAGATAACGCAGCAAAACAACGAGCTTCATGAATCGGGTGTCCAAGTGAGACCTATGGGTC TCAAGGTGCATTATACCTTCGATAAGGAGGCCAAAATCAATTGCTTGGCTCGATCAGCACAAACACTCTACGTCCAGACAGTTCCCCTCGATGACACTAATTCAATCGGCGTCGTCGACCTACGAGCCTGTTTGCAGGCAGTCACAGAATGCAGCCCCGAACTTTCGAGCCAAGACGGCGAAAGCGACTTCACAATCTACGCACTCGATTACTCGGAACCAGATACTCCTTTAGTCGGTCAAGGCATGTTATCGTGGGCACTGGACTCTATGCGTTGTGACTGGATGGCCCAGCTCCCCAAGATGATCACTGGACGGGTCACCAAAAATGTCcttgctgtctttggtggaGGAAACCGTGAGACACTCGAGGTCAAACTCAAGTTTTCTGCCGCAGGTAGGGTTCTGAGGCCTGAACAGGCCATTGATATGCACCCGATGGATATGCAGCAGATTCCTCTGCAGCCTGTTACATTACAACCAGCAAAGCCTGCTGAAGGTTGCATGACCCCCGGTGCGGAATGGACCTCTTTTATGCAATCAAACCCAAACTTTGGACACACCGGACAAGTGTCACGGGTAGCTTCACCTGCCCTGTCCCAAGTAGGACCAATGTCTAGCATAAACGAAAGAAGAAATTCATTTGTCGGTCAAACCATGGAGCAGGCCAACTCCGGACCAGATATCCAGCGAATAGCCCCTATGCCTGTCACCGGAGCAACCACAACAAACCCAAAATCCAGGCCCTCAAGCAGGAACTCTCGAAAGAAAGCGCCAACGGGTCGGCCCCGTGGTAGACCACGAAAGAAACCTACCGAGGGAAACACATCTGGATACGAAGATGGCACAGAGGGTGAGGATGGTGGTTCAGGGCCTGCTCCAAAAAGGGCCAAGCCAACCAGAGTTGAGAAGGCTGCCCCAAATCCCTTCACTTCTGGTCCGGAATCCCTTCGTGTCACCGCTAGTACCGCTGGCTCACTTCGAAATTTCCGTCCTGTTGCAAGCAATGAAGCGGTGGCCGGGAATCATCTACAGGAAGTTCCCCGAGCTCCTACACCCGTCCCAGATAGAGGACCTATTGGTGGCCCTGCTCAGGGTGGCCCAAAAGGACCGAAGCCTCGGAGGGAGTCATCGATGAGGAAGGAATTAGGTGCTGCTTTGAGCAACCAGATTCCCCCAAGGCCTCTTCGTGCCTTGTCACCAAGTCAAGAGGACGGTCGCTCTCCTGAATCACCTGTCGAAACCCCAACTTTCTCAGAGGACAGCCCTCAAGACATGCGCTCATCTCCTCCATTACCACCGACAGCATCCTTCATGCGATCTAGTCCACCCCCTTCCAGTCCTGTCTTGCCTCCAATGCCGTCACTGCAACGGCAAACATCGAGTTTCATGGACAATGAGACCGACGATTTATTTGATGAACCTATTTTACAACCAGCCAAAGAGAGCCAGTTCCGCCAGCACAGACCTCAGCAAGTGATGGAAGACATTGACAGCACTGGGATCCCAACTCAAGTTTTTCGTATCCAGGATGGCCCTGACGGTCAGGGCCTCGTCCACATCCAGAATTTCAACACACCTCAACCAACGTCGACCCCCGCTGGCCCTCCTCCATCGGAACCTGTTACGGCAAAGAAGATTCCTAAACCTCGACCGGCTCGAAACCCTCCTCAAAAACGACCTTCAACCCAACCCCAGCCTCCAACGCTCGCTCCAACGCCCCCTCCTACCACAGACGCtcccgagaagaacagccCAGCACCTGTGTCTGCATCCTCGCCAGCAACTGTGACTCAACCTCAAACCGAGCAGCCGGCTCGGCCTGTGGGAGAGGATGCACTTTTTGAATTAGTGCGCGCGGTCTCAAGTTCTTCTGAGCCTATCACTTCAACCGATACTAACCAATCTACTCAAGGATCCTTATcttcttcaaaatcaagtGCTGGCAATGCCAGACCCAAGTCACGAGCACCGCGACAGCTCGGTCGCTCACAGTCTGTGGGAGTCTTAGCTTTGCCTGCTGTGCCAGCCAGCGAGCCTCTTGGGCCATCCTCGCTCTCCCAGTCCATGACTGTTGAGCCTCGTGCTTCAACAGAGATTCCAGATTGCCTTCGCCGCTCCAAAGCGGTTAGCATTCACGCAATGGCTTCTGCCAGTGACCCTATCGGGCCATCAGAGACATCTCTGGTCACCAATCTTCTGCCTACTCTCCCGGAGGCTACTTTCCCGCAGAGCGACTTCCCTCCAATGCCCTCGTCTCCCCCTTACAAGTCCAACAAGAACCAAGTGAAGAAGCATTCGATCAAACAACGACTTGAGTCAGCAATTGCAGCTGGCGAAATGCCTCCGTTCTGTACCAACTGCGGCGCAATTGAAACTCCTACTTGGCGCAAGATTTGGGTCCAGGAACATGACGGAATTCCAGAGTATGTGGAATATTCAGAAAAGCCCGGGAGAGTTACCGCCATTGAAATCCTGAAACGCGATGAGGACAAAAAGCCCTTATCTCATCGGCTTATCAAGAAAACACTTGGCTTTGACGACGATCGCAGCAAATGGTCGGAAAAGCTCCTCTGCAATCCATGCGGTATCTGGATTGCCAAATATCACAACCACCGACCTCAAGACAAATGGGATAATGCCTTTGGGCATCTGGGACAAAGTCGAAAGAAGCGATCGTCTGCAGGCCCTGATTCGCAGGCGAAACGATCTCGTACTAAGAGTACATCTGTGTCTGCTCCTGCTCTCACCTCACAAGTGTATCCTGCTACAGATCCCCTTGCCCCAATCCAACAATCATCTCCTAAGCAGTTTGATGTCGGCTCGATGGAAACAGAGGTCAATGGGGATGTGGTCATGGGCAGTATGCTTAACTTGTTGGCGGATGATGGACGGCATGTTAAGGACATGAGCCACTCAGTTCCGGGGTCAACGCATTCCAGAGTTTCTAGGGGTACTGGAACAGCCGAAAGCCCGATCGAAATGGACCTTGATGAGGAGCTCGGATGCACGCGACGCCTACTTTTCCCTTCTCCGCGTAAGGAGGGGGCACAAAAGACTTTGGGAGAATTGAACGTAAACACGGCCAAGATAAACGACGGCCGACACAATAAGGAAGCTGTTGGCAAAGAAAACATGACATTCGAGACTTACAACGGTGGACAtcttgatgatgatatcGAGGCGCTGTTTAACAGCCCTGCTCGCCCTTCCACACCGCCACCCAAATCCAAGATTGACACGGACTCAGCACTGTTTAAGACACCGACTCGTCCGACGCCCAGTCACCGTCCCATAACACGGAGCGTATCACGGAGCGTTTCACGTTCTCTTCGATCAGTGAGAGATATGTTGTCTCCTAGTCAACAAGCGCTACTGCAACGAACGCCAACCAAAAGCCCTGCGAGCGTTAGGCGCAGCCCGCGGCTGAACCTTGAAAACAAACTCGATAACGTTCTCGACACTCCCTTGAGCAGAACTATCACACAATTACTATCCGAACCGAACTTTGATTTGAACAGCACAAACTTTGACTTTTCCAGTCTCCCATTACTCGAGGCGGACCCTTCCAGCTTGCTCGAGTTTGGCAACTTCCTCGGCGTCGATAGCATGACACAAAGTTCCCCAACAAAAGATAGCCCCATGTCTTTCTCGTATGGAGGTTCGGATAATGTCTGGGCTGAATGGGGTAGTACTGAAAAGGACAAGACCACAGCCGAGAAGGAAAAGTAA